TATATCACAGTCATCAAAAAAAACCAAGCTTTTTTTTACTTTTTTTGATCTTTTTTCTATATTTTTACTGCGTTCTCTATATCATATCATTTTTATCAACTTTTTTGAAGTTTTTTTTGATTTTTTTTAAAAAAATTTTATTATCTCTTTTTCCTACTATAATATATATGTGTATATGTAAAATAACCTCAATTAAGTAAAATATTTTTATAATATAGCAATCCCTAAAATATATTTATCCTTAATTCTTTCTATATTATTGCAAATAAAAATGCCTAGCCAGGCTAGGCATTTCTTTATATTATTGCTTATTATTATTTAATTATTTGAGAAACTACTCCAGAAGCTACTGTTCTTCCACCTTCTCTGATAGCGAATCTTAATCCTGCTTCCATTGCGATTGGGTGAATTAATTCAACTGTCATTGTGATATTGTCTCCTGGCATTACCATTTCTACTCCTTCAGGTAATGTAACTTGTCCAGTTATGTCAGTTGTTCTAAAGTAGAATTGTGGTCTATATCCTGTAAAGAATGGAGTATGTCTTCCTCCTTCTTCTTTAGTTAGAACGTATACTTCTCCTTTGAAGTTTGTATGAGGAGTGATTGATCCTGGTTTAGCAAGAACTTGTCCTCTTTCAACGTCTTCTTTCTTAGTTCCTCTTAATAGAGCTCCAATGTTGTCTCCTGCTTGACCTTGATCAAGAAGTTTTCTGAACATTTCTACTCCAGTTACTATAGTCTTAGTAGTAGGTTTAATTCCAACTATTTCAACTTCTTCTCCAACTTTGATTATTCCTCTTTCAACTCTTCCTGTTACAACTGTTCCTCTTCCTGTAATAGTGAATACGTCTTCTATTGGCATTAGGAATGGTTGGTCTACAGCTCTTTCAGGAGTTGGGATGTAGTTATCTACTGCATCAACTAATTCAATAATCTTGTCAACCCATTTTTGTTCTCCATTTAATGCACCTAATGAAGATCCAACAACAACTGGAATTTCATCTCCTGGGAATCCATATTCATTTAATAATTCTCTAACTTCCATTTCAACTAATTCTAGTAATTCTGGGTCATCTACCATATCAGCTTTATTTAAGTATACAACAATGTATGGAACTCCAACTTGTCTAGATAATAGAATGTGTTCTCTAGTTTGTGGCATTGGTCCATCAGCTGCAGATACAACAAGTATTGCTCCGTCCATTTGAGCTGCTCCTGTAATCATGTTTTTTACGTAGTCAGCGTGTCCTGGACAGTCAACGTGAGCATAGTGTCTGTTTTTAGTTTCATACTCAATGTGAGATGTATTGATTGTAATTCCTCTTTCTTTTTCTTCTGGAGCTGCGTCGATATTTCCGAAATCAACTTTTTGAGCTAGTCCTAAGTCTGATAGAACTTTTGATATAGCTGCTGTAGTTGTTGTTTTTCCGTGGTCAACGTGCCCTATTGTTCCAATGTTAACATGTGGTTTACTTCTTTCATATTTCGCTTTAGACATTTTGGTATACCTCCAATTTTTAATTACTTTACTCTATTTTACTACTAAACTTTAAAAAATTCTAGCATTTTTAGGTTTTTATAAAAAAAAATCCCCACATCATGCTGTAAGCAATTCTGTGCAGGCTTAGATAAAATGGTGGTGAGGGAAGGATTCGAACCTTCGAAGGCAGAGCCGGCAGATTTACAGTCTGATCCCTTTGGCCACTTGGGTACCTCACCGTTTTAACTATTAAATTGTTGATTCATTTAGGTACTTTTGGTACCCCGTAGGGGAATCGAACCCCTGTTTCCAGAGTGAAAATCTGATGTCCTTACCACTGAACGAACGGGGCATCCTGGTGCCGCTTATCGGAATCGAACCAATCACCTACTGATTACAAGTCAGTTGCTCTACCAGATGAGCTAAAGCGGCATCTCCATTTGTCTTGCGTCCGTTTCTCTCGGACAAGAATAATATTACCATATAAAAGAAAAACTGTCAACAACTTTTTTAAAAGTTTTTTCAATTATTTTAATTCAAATGGTTTTTACCTCTAGAAACCTTTGTTTTTATTGAGCTCATAGGAACTCATTTAATATTAACTTTTTTAATTAAGCCCGCCTGTTTTTCAGTGTTCCTACCATAAGGATACCACAGTTTTTACTCCAATGCAAATAAACTCCCTGATTTTATTGAAGTTTTTCACTTTTTACAAAAATGCACCCTCTATCTTATCTATTTAAGATTTCAGGTGCACTGAAAAGTAATTTTTTACATCTTATATATTTTTTTCAATTCCTCAGCTGAGTACTTTCTCTTTGTTTCCATGTTTCTTACAAGTTCTTCATCCATCTCTATCTTATCTTTTCTCTCTTGAAGCTTCTTTATTATCTCAACATTTTCAATACCGTTATGAACATATCTCCCTTTAACTTTTTCAAGTGTTTCCATAGAAGCAGGTTTTACCCAGCTTTCTGCTCCCTCTCTATCTAAAGAGTTAAGCTGAAGCTTTGTAAAATGAAGTGGTTTTAAAAATTTTGCCATTCTATCAGTATGCTCATCACTGTCATTTAAACCCTCTATTATAAAGCACTCTAAATATGTGTCCCCTTTATAATATCTGCTTAAATTTTCAATCCCTTTCGTCACTCTATCTATATTATCTTTTACAGATGGTCTATTTATCTTTTTGAATATAAGGTTATCTACACTGTTAATTGTAGGAATTATAAGATCTGCATTTTTTAACTCCTCTACAACTTTCATATCATCTAAAAGAAGAGAGTTTGTTATTACACAGACTTTTACAGCTGTATTCTTTTTTATCCAGTCAATTATATCTCCAAGATCCAGGCTAAGAGTTGGTTCTCCACTTCCTGAAAAAGTTATATAGTCAGGGGTTACCTCTTCTAAAGCCAATTTTATCTCTTTTTTTACCTCTTCTGGATCCTTAAATCTTCTTCTTTCAATTGTAAGACCAGTTGTTCTTCCACATTCACAGAAGATACAGTTCATATTACAACTTTTTCCTGTTACCAGATCTACACCTAAAGACATTCCAAGCCTTCTTGATGGAACAGGTCCAAACACATGATTAAACATAGAAATTCCCCCATTTTTCAATTAAAGAGTATAATGTAGCTGCCAGTTTATATGGGTGGTGTCTTACCATTCCTTTCTTATCAACTTCCAATATATCCCTATCTATTACTTTGATTCCAAGTTCCTCTATTTTCTCCTTATCAACCTTTACACGGCCACCTTGATATTTCTTATATCTATCAATGGTCTCCTGAGGAAGTTCTCTTGTATCTACTATTACCTCATCAATTATATCTCCTATTGTATCACGCAATACCTTCACATGATCATAGGCAGTAAACCCTGCTGTTTCTCCAGGTTGTTGCATAGCATTACAAACATATACTTTTTTTCCTCTGTTTTTTTCCAGTGCCTCTTTTATTCCATCTAAAAGAAGATCTGGTAACAGTGAAGTATATAAACTTCCTATTCCAAATACAATAAGATCAGCTTCTTCAAGCTCTTTCAAATTCATCTCTGGAGCTTTTATATTTCTCTTATAAAATACTCTTTTTATCTTTTTCCCAGATTTTGGTATCTGAGACTCTCCTTCAATTATCTCTCCGTCTTCCATTTCACCATATAAGACAATTCTTTCAGTAGTTGCAGGCAAGATTCTAGCTTTGATGTTAAATAGCTTTCTTAGCCTATACATAGCCTCTCCTATGTCACCTGTAATCTCATTCATAGCCAGTATCAAAAGATTTCCCAATGGATGTCCTCCTAAAGAACTTCCCTTGTCAAATCTATACTGAAATACATCTTCTATAATAGGCTCAACATCACTTAGAGCTATCAGAACATTTCTTAAATCTCCAGGTGGTGGTGAATTAAATTCTTTTCTAAGTACACCACTGCTTCCACCATCATCTGCTACTGATACAATAGCTGTCAAATCTATAGGAAGATATTTTAAACCCCTTAATACAACTGAAATTCCACTTCCACCGCCAATTACGACAACTTTCGGCTTCTTAGTCATATGCATCATCCTCTGTAGTTTTTACCTATTATATTATCTCGTAAATTGATAAAAAAATCAACAATAAAAAAGCCCCTGGATAAAATCCAGAGACCTTTTTGGTTTATGTGTGTGAATTATTATAAATATTTAGCTTCTGTATCTCTTATTAATTTAGCACAAGCTTCTACTTTTGGCATATCTTCTGGTGCTAATTGAGCAAGAGGTGCACGAACTCCACCAATTTCAATGTTGTGGTTGATTTTTAAAGTAGCTTTTATTACTCCATACATATTTCCTTTGCAAGAGCATAGAGCTGTTATAATATCATTTACATCATATTGAATAGCACGAGCTGTTTTGTAATCTCCTTTTTTAAGGCAGTCTAAAGCTTTAAGGAATAATTTAGGCATAGCACCATAAGTTCCACCGATTCCTCCATCTGCTCCTATCATGAATCCTCCGATAAATTGTTCATCTGGACCGTTGAATACAACTTTTCCTTCTCCACCTATTGCTTTAAAGATTTGAATATCTTGAATTGGCATAGATGAGTTTTTAACTCCTATAACACGAGGATTTTTTAACATTTCTTTATATAGAGATGGTGTTAAAGCCACTCCTGCTAATTGAGGTATGTTGTAAATAACAAAGTCTGTATTAGGAGCTGCACTTGAAATATCGTTCCAGTATTTTGCTATTGCATGTTCTGGTAAGTGGAAATAAATAGGTGGTATAGCAGCTATTGCGTCTACTCCACATTTTTCAGCATGAGCAGCAAGTTCCATACTGTCTGCAGTATTGTTACAAGCTACGTGAGCTATTACAGTTAATTTTCCTTTTGCTTCTTTCATTATAGTTTCAAGAACTAATTTTCTTTCTTCTTTAGATTGATATATACATTCTCCTGATGATCCTCCAACGTATACACCTTTAACTCCTACTTCTATAAAATATTTAGTTAAAGCTTTTACTCCTTCAACGCTTATATTTCCATCTTTGTCATAACAAGCGTAAAATGCTGGGATTACTCCTTGGTATTTTTCTACATTTCTCATACGAAACACTCCTTCTTCCAATTTTTTTAAACTTCATAGGTAGTACTTTTTATCTATTCCATTTGGTTATGTTTTTATTTATTGTTCACGAGAACATTATAATGGATTTTAGACAAAATGTCAAGATTAAATTCAAAATAGCCACATTTTTCAGCTTCATTCTCTTTAAAATTTATCTCACTATATCAAATTTCCTCATTTTCCTCACGTTTTTCCCAATAAAAAAACTGACCTGAGATTATTCACAGGCCAGCTTAATATGAAATTTACTATTTAGTTATAAGTTGTAAAGGTACAGGAACATTAGCAGGTACAGTTTCATGTTTTATTATTTTATGAGCAATCTCTACACCTTTAGCTCCTATTTCTGCAGGTTTTTGAGCAACTGTAGCAGCAAGTTTACCATCTTTTACAGATGCAACTGCATCATCAGTAGCGTCAAATCCAACTACAATTATATTTCTTCCTGATGCTTCAATAGCTTTTAAAGCTCCTAAAGCCATCTCATCATTATGAGCAAATACTGCATCTATTTCAGGTTGAGCTTGTAATATATTTTCCATTACAGTAAGTCCTTTAGTTCTATCAAAATCAGCAGGTTGTTTTGCAACTACATCAAGTTTTCCTTTTGCAACTTTGTTGAATCCTTCTCCTCTGTCTCTTGCAGCAGTAGTACCAGGAATTCCTTCAAGTTCTACAACTTTTCCTTTTCCATTAAGTTTTTCAATTATGAAGTTTCCAGCCATCTCTCCACCTAATACGTTGTCAGAAGCTACGTGAGAAACAACTTGTCCTTTATTAGCAGCTCTATCTAGAGTTACTACAGGAACTTTTTTTCTATTTGCTGCTTTTACAGCACTTGCAACTGCATCAGAATCTGTTGGGTTAATTAAAAGTACATCTACTCCTTTTATTAACAGGTCCTCAACATTTCCAAGCTCTTTTGATGGGTCATTTTGAGAATCTAAAACTATCAGTTCATCTCCAAGATCCTTAGCCTTTGCTTCTGCTCCCTCTTTTAATGTAACAAAGAATGGGTTGTTTTGTGTAGATACTACAAGTCCGATTTTTTCAGCATTAGCAACAGTAGAAGCTGCTAAAACTAAAGCCGCAATTCCAAACAATTTAACCATTTTTTTCATTTAAACTCTCACCTCAATTTATTTATTAGACTTTCTGTCTATTAGTACCGCTATCAATATTACAGCTGCTTTAATCATCATTTGATAATATGAAGATACATTTAAAAGGTTTAGGGCATTTCCCAATACACCTATTATTATAGCTCCAAGAGCAGTTCCCGTAATTCTTCCAACTCCTCCTGAAAGAGAAGTTCCACCTAGCACAACTGCAGCTATAGCATCAAGTTCATATCCACTTCCTGCTGTTGGTTGAGCTGAAAACAGTCTCGATGTAAGAATAATCCCTGCAAGAGCAGAAAGCATTCCACAAAGACCATATATCCATATTTTTACCTTACATACATTTATCCCTGAAAGTTTAGTTGCCTCTTCATTTCCTCCAATGGCATATGTATATCTTCCAAATTTTGTATGCATCAAAAGATAGTGAGCTGCTATAAAAAGTATTACCATAACATAGATAGGCACTGGGATATTTGCCATATATCCTCCACCTATATTTTCAAATAGTACTCCACCATCATCTACTGTAATAGGTCTTCCATCTGTAAATACAAGAGTTGCTCCTCTTAAAAATGTCATTGTTACCAATGTAACTATGAAGGCCTGAAGTTTCATCTTAGAAACTAAAAATCCATTGAAGAATCCAAATAGAAGTCCCAATATCAAAGTCATAACAAATGCAATAAGAGGATTGTATCCAGCATTTAAAAGATATGCCATTACAGCACCACAAAATGCAAGAATTGAACCAACTGAAAGATCTATTCCACCTGTTAGAATTACCATAGTCATCCCTATTGCTATTATTGAGTTGATAGATGTCTGTCTTAACACATTTAAGATATTTGCATAAGTTAAAAATCTTGGATTAAGTACAGACACTATTATTGCAAATATAATAAGTCCTATTAAAGGTTTATTATTCCATAGTTTTTTTAACATCTTTTTCCTCCTACTGCACATCTCATAATATCTTCCTGAGTAGCCTCTTCAGCTGTAAATTCCCCAGTAATCTCACCATTGTGCACTACCAGTATTCTATCACTTAATCCCATTATTTCAGGCATTTCAGAAGATATCATTATAATACTCATCCCTTTTCCTTTAAGCTCATTTATAAAGTCATATATCTCTTTTTTAGCTCCTACGTCTACTCCACGTGTAGGTTCGTCTAAAATAAGAATTTTAGGATTGATAAGCAACGCCTTGGCTATTGCTACCTTCTGTTGATTACCACCACTGAGATTTTTCATTTTTTGATTAATTGTAGGAGTCTTGATACCAAATTTTTCAACATAGTCATCTACACTTGCCTTCTCTTTTTTATGTTCAAGCTGGAAAAGTTTACAGAAATATCTCAAAGCTGAAAGTGTCATATTTTCTTTAACACTCATTCCTAAAACCAGTCCATCACCTTTTCTATCCTCAGATACATAGGCAATTCCTGCATCTATTCCATCTTTTTCACTTTTTATATCTCTTTCTTCTCCATCTATAATTACTTTTCCGCTATCCTTTTTTATATTTCCATATATAGTTTTAGCAAGTTCTGTTCTTCCTGCTCCCATAAGACCAGATATTCCAAGTATCTCACCTTCACAAAGTCCAAAAGATACATCATTTACATAGTGATTCTTAAGATGCTCTACACGAAGCACCTCTTTTCCCTTTTCAACTTTCACTCTTGGAAACTGCTCATGAAGCTCTCTTCCAACCATATTTCTAATGATAAATTCCTCATCTATATCCTTAACTTCAGCTTCACATATATACTTACCATTTCTCATTATAGTAATATCATCACATATCTCAGGTATCTCTTTCAATCTATGCGAGATATACACAATGCTTTTTCCCTCTTTAGTAAGCTCATGTATTACTTTAAAGAGGCTTTCAGTTTCACTGTCAGTAAGAGCTGCTGTAGGTTCATCCATCACGATAATCTTTGCATTTTGTGAAAGTGCCTTAGCTATCTCCACCATCTGCATCTTTCCTATAGTAAGTTCCTTTACAAAGGTATCCTCTTTCTCCTTTATATTAAGTTTATCTAAAAGAGCTCTAGCTTCCATTTTCATAAGAGCTGAATCTATCTTTCCAAATTTATTAGTGAGTTCTCTTCCTAAAAATATATTATCTGTTATGGTAAGCTCTGGAATAAGGTTAAGTTCCTGGTGAATAACAGCTATCCCAGCCTTTTGAGAATCACTTACATTTTTAAAATCCACCTCTTTACCCCACACAGATACAGAACCACTGTCTTTGGTATATATCCCTGTCATAACTTTTATAAGAGTTGATTTTCCAGCACCATTTTCTCCCATAAGAGCCATTACTCTTCCCCTATAGATATTCAAATTGGCACCATCTAAAGCTTTTACCCCAGGAAAACTCTTGGTTATGTCAGTCATTTTTAATACAACTTCTTTTTCCATACCTCCTCCTAAAATACAACTCCTGATTTTAAGACGATATTAGAGTAAGGAGTACACTCTCCTGTTCTTACTATTGCATTGCTTTCATGCGTAATCTCTTTTAATCTTTCATGATTTACCCAAACTATTTTAGGATTCATCTTAGCTTTCTTAAATGTCACAAGAATTTTTTCAAGCATATCAGGATTTTTTACCTTAATCTCTTCAGCAAGGATTATCTCCTCAACTTCCATCTCACTTAATACTGCATCTAATACCCCTATAAATGATGGTACACCAGCTTCTACTGCAAGGTCTATTCTCTTTACATCTCCAGGTATAGGAAGCCCTGCGTCACATATTGTAATATGAGCTGTATGTCCTATTTTTGCTATTTCATATGATAATTCACTGTTTAAAAGTCTTCCTTTTTTCATCTCTTCACTCCCTTAAAATTTAATACTTCTTCAAGTGTTGGTATTGATGGTTGTGCACCTCTTCTAGTTACTGCTATTGCTGATACTTTAGTAGCAAATTCTATTGCCTCTCCTACGCTGTTTTTTTCAAGGTCAAGCTCTCTCACAAACCCACCTATAAAACTGTCTCCAGCTGCAGTTGTATCCACTGCTTTCACTACATATGCTGGATAATACTCTTTTTTATCTCTACTCATATAAAGTGAACCTTTGCTTCCTAAGGTTACTATAAGGTTTCCAACTCCCATTTCAATAAGCTTTTTACCAGCTTTTTCAATTCCTTCATCACTTTCTGTATCTATTCCAGTT
The window above is part of the Fusobacterium sp. DD2 genome. Proteins encoded here:
- a CDS encoding dihydrodipicolinate synthase family protein, whose translation is MRNVEKYQGVIPAFYACYDKDGNISVEGVKALTKYFIEVGVKGVYVGGSSGECIYQSKEERKLVLETIMKEAKGKLTVIAHVACNNTADSMELAAHAEKCGVDAIAAIPPIYFHLPEHAIAKYWNDISSAAPNTDFVIYNIPQLAGVALTPSLYKEMLKNPRVIGVKNSSMPIQDIQIFKAIGGEGKVVFNGPDEQFIGGFMIGADGGIGGTYGAMPKLFLKALDCLKKGDYKTARAIQYDVNDIITALCSCKGNMYGVIKATLKINHNIEIGGVRAPLAQLAPEDMPKVEACAKLIRDTEAKYL
- the rbsB gene encoding ribose ABC transporter substrate-binding protein RbsB, whose protein sequence is MKKMVKLFGIAALVLAASTVANAEKIGLVVSTQNNPFFVTLKEGAEAKAKDLGDELIVLDSQNDPSKELGNVEDLLIKGVDVLLINPTDSDAVASAVKAANRKKVPVVTLDRAANKGQVVSHVASDNVLGGEMAGNFIIEKLNGKGKVVELEGIPGTTAARDRGEGFNKVAKGKLDVVAKQPADFDRTKGLTVMENILQAQPEIDAVFAHNDEMALGALKAIEASGRNIIVVGFDATDDAVASVKDGKLAATVAQKPAEIGAKGVEIAHKIIKHETVPANVPVPLQLITK
- the rbsC gene encoding ribose ABC transporter permease — encoded protein: MLKKLWNNKPLIGLIIFAIIVSVLNPRFLTYANILNVLRQTSINSIIAIGMTMVILTGGIDLSVGSILAFCGAVMAYLLNAGYNPLIAFVMTLILGLLFGFFNGFLVSKMKLQAFIVTLVTMTFLRGATLVFTDGRPITVDDGGVLFENIGGGYMANIPVPIYVMVILFIAAHYLLMHTKFGRYTYAIGGNEEATKLSGINVCKVKIWIYGLCGMLSALAGIILTSRLFSAQPTAGSGYELDAIAAVVLGGTSLSGGVGRITGTALGAIIIGVLGNALNLLNVSSYYQMMIKAAVILIAVLIDRKSNK
- a CDS encoding radical SAM protein yields the protein MFNHVFGPVPSRRLGMSLGVDLVTGKSCNMNCIFCECGRTTGLTIERRRFKDPEEVKKEIKLALEEVTPDYITFSGSGEPTLSLDLGDIIDWIKKNTAVKVCVITNSLLLDDMKVVEELKNADLIIPTINSVDNLIFKKINRPSVKDNIDRVTKGIENLSRYYKGDTYLECFIIEGLNDSDEHTDRMAKFLKPLHFTKLQLNSLDREGAESWVKPASMETLEKVKGRYVHNGIENVEIIKKLQERKDKIEMDEELVRNMETKRKYSAEELKKIYKM
- the yvcK gene encoding uridine diphosphate-N-acetylglucosamine-binding protein YvcK, with protein sequence MTKKPKVVVIGGGSGISVVLRGLKYLPIDLTAIVSVADDGGSSGVLRKEFNSPPPGDLRNVLIALSDVEPIIEDVFQYRFDKGSSLGGHPLGNLLILAMNEITGDIGEAMYRLRKLFNIKARILPATTERIVLYGEMEDGEIIEGESQIPKSGKKIKRVFYKRNIKAPEMNLKELEEADLIVFGIGSLYTSLLPDLLLDGIKEALEKNRGKKVYVCNAMQQPGETAGFTAYDHVKVLRDTIGDIIDEVIVDTRELPQETIDRYKKYQGGRVKVDKEKIEELGIKVIDRDILEVDKKGMVRHHPYKLAATLYSLIEKWGNFYV
- the rbsD gene encoding D-ribose pyranase yields the protein MKKGRLLNSELSYEIAKIGHTAHITICDAGLPIPGDVKRIDLAVEAGVPSFIGVLDAVLSEMEVEEIILAEEIKVKNPDMLEKILVTFKKAKMNPKIVWVNHERLKEITHESNAIVRTGECTPYSNIVLKSGVVF
- the tuf gene encoding elongation factor Tu, which gives rise to MSKAKYERSKPHVNIGTIGHVDHGKTTTTAAISKVLSDLGLAQKVDFGNIDAAPEEKERGITINTSHIEYETKNRHYAHVDCPGHADYVKNMITGAAQMDGAILVVSAADGPMPQTREHILLSRQVGVPYIVVYLNKADMVDDPELLELVEMEVRELLNEYGFPGDEIPVVVGSSLGALNGEQKWVDKIIELVDAVDNYIPTPERAVDQPFLMPIEDVFTITGRGTVVTGRVERGIIKVGEEVEIVGIKPTTKTIVTGVEMFRKLLDQGQAGDNIGALLRGTKKEDVERGQVLAKPGSITPHTNFKGEVYVLTKEEGGRHTPFFTGYRPQFYFRTTDITGQVTLPEGVEMVMPGDNITMTVELIHPIAMEAGLRFAIREGGRTVASGVVSQIIK
- the rbsA gene encoding ribose ABC transporter ATP-binding protein RbsA, translated to MEKEVVLKMTDITKSFPGVKALDGANLNIYRGRVMALMGENGAGKSTLIKVMTGIYTKDSGSVSVWGKEVDFKNVSDSQKAGIAVIHQELNLIPELTITDNIFLGRELTNKFGKIDSALMKMEARALLDKLNIKEKEDTFVKELTIGKMQMVEIAKALSQNAKIIVMDEPTAALTDSETESLFKVIHELTKEGKSIVYISHRLKEIPEICDDITIMRNGKYICEAEVKDIDEEFIIRNMVGRELHEQFPRVKVEKGKEVLRVEHLKNHYVNDVSFGLCEGEILGISGLMGAGRTELAKTIYGNIKKDSGKVIIDGEERDIKSEKDGIDAGIAYVSEDRKGDGLVLGMSVKENMTLSALRYFCKLFQLEHKKEKASVDDYVEKFGIKTPTINQKMKNLSGGNQQKVAIAKALLINPKILILDEPTRGVDVGAKKEIYDFINELKGKGMSIIMISSEMPEIMGLSDRILVVHNGEITGEFTAEEATQEDIMRCAVGGKRC